The following coding sequences are from one Panicum hallii strain FIL2 chromosome 5, PHallii_v3.1, whole genome shotgun sequence window:
- the LOC112894628 gene encoding RING-H2 finger protein ATL39-like has product MSMSSPNSWLFSDSSRYSTRARLLFMGLSFAIGILTFLLYLAIWYICSSSRRRRQQRGAAAEVEAAEGGDCGMSADAIAALPTFTFACDDGGRGEAAALDCPVCLGQVEAGEKVRRLPKCAHAFHAECVDAWLRAHSTCPMCRAAVVGPAAAAAATKHAAAGSTAAPAPAEALPPV; this is encoded by the coding sequence ATGAGCATGAGCTCGCCCAACTCGTGGCTGTTCTCGGACAGCTCGCGGTACAGCACCCGGGCGCGGCTGCTCTTCATGGGGCTCTCCTTCGCCATCGGCATCCTCACGTTCCTGCTCTACCTCGCCATCTGGTACAtctgcagcagcagccgccgccgccgccaacagcgcggcgcggcggcggaagtGGAGGCGGCGGAAGGCGGCGACTGCGGCATGAGCGCGGACGCGATCGCCGCGCTGCCGACGTTTACCTTCGCGTGCGACGACGGCGGCcgcggggaggcggcggcgctggactgCCCCGTGTGCCTGGGGCAGGTGGAGGCCGGGGAGAAGGTGCGGCGGCTTCCCAAGTGCGCGCACGCGTTCCACGCCGAGTGCGTCGACGCCTGGCTGCGCGCGCACTCCACCTGCCCCAtgtgccgcgccgccgtcgtcggcccggccgccgccgccgccgccacgaagcacgccgccgccggaagcaccgccgccccggcgccggcggaggCGCTGCCACCCGTGTAA
- the LOC112892870 gene encoding RING-H2 finger protein ATL39-like — MPAATGSSDVACEYDGVGVALELAALAAFVVLLRYAAVLYANHLLATLSVDVDDDDLPAGTRGDNEGGRCGASGLDDAAIARLPCFVSPGAAAAECAVCLGAVEEGETARGLPCCTHAFHARCVDAWLRLRPTCPVCRATCR; from the coding sequence ATGCCGGCTGCCACCGGATCGTCGGACGTCGCCTGCGAGTACGACGGCGTCGGCGTGGCCCTCGAGCTCGCGGCCCTCGCCGCCTTCGTCGTCCTCCTGCGGTACGCCGCGGTGCTCTACGCGAACCACCTGCTCGCCACCCTCAGCGTCGacgtcgacgacgacgacctccCCGCGGGCACACGCGGCGATAACGAGGGCGGTCGCTGCGGCGCCTCGGGCCTCGACGACGCCGCCATCGCGCGGCTTCCCTGCTTCGTgagccccggcgccgccgcggcggagtGCGCGGTGTGCCTGGGCGCCGTCGAGGAAGGCGAGACGGCGCGGGGGCTCCCCTGCTGCACGCACGCGTTCCACGCGCGGTGCGTCGACGCGTGGCTGCGCCTGCGCCCGACGTGCCCCGTGTGCCGGGCGACGTGCCGCTGA
- the LOC112892871 gene encoding RING-H2 finger protein ATL39-like, with the protein MAPSSESLPGDVIRCRRFTAVLAAGAASFTFCVLFVALFLYLRFLLRRWRARRGRGAASSSLVPQEQAGPGSPSGGLDAAAIALLPSLPYQRGAGVAEAECAVCLGALDEGQTLRQLPGCMHVFHLPCVDAWLSSNASCPVCRRRTEPARAEEAAAALGLA; encoded by the coding sequence ATGGCTCCGAGCAGCGAGTCCCTGCCGGGAGACGTCATCCGGTGCCGCCGCTTCACGGCGGTGCTCGCGGCAGGCGCGGCCTCCTTCACGTTCTGCGTCCTCTTCGTCGCCCTCTTCCTCTACCTGCGCTTCCTcctgcggcggtggcgcgcgcgccGCGGGCGCGGAGCTGCGAGCAGCAGCCTCGTGCCGCAGGAGCAGGCCGGCCCGGGTAGCCCCTCCGGCGGCCTCGACGCCGCGGCCATCGCGCTGCTCCCGTCCTTACCGTACCAGCGAGGCGCCGGCGTTGCCGAGGCCGAGTGCGCGGTCTGCCTCGGCGCCCTCGACGAGGGGCAGACGTTGAGGCAGCTCCCCGGGTGCATGCACGTGTTCCACCTGCCATGCGTGGACGCGTGGCTCTCGTCGAACGCGTCGTGCCCGGTCTGCCGCCGGAGGACCGAGCCGGCGCGcgccgaggaggcggcggctgcacTCGGTTTGGCGTGA
- the LOC112895272 gene encoding E3 ubiquitin-protein ligase EL5-like encodes MSSPAAGSGGPFTRRQEQEYSFSGRVLLTAVVILAILTVFFVLVRLLLYQFVARGRGGLTAGIRRSFGSLGRSARRGLDASALAALPVTAYRRKPQQADDGGGSASAASTSADGATECAVCLSELADGEKVRALPSCGHVFHVECVDAWLRSRTTCPVCRAEVRPNPDARPPAPALFGAGGTLVVTVEGGGAETRAGLRGQRAGAVVG; translated from the coding sequence ATGTCGAGCCCCGCCgcggggagcggcggcccgTTCACGCGGCGGCAGGAGCAGGAGTACAGCTTCAGCGGCCGCGTCCTGCTCACGGCGGTCGTCATCCTCGCCATCCTCACCGTCTTCTTCGTCCTCGTCCGGCTCCTCCTCTACCAGTTCGTGGCGCGCGGCCGGGGCGGCCTCACCGCGGGCATCCGCCGTTCCTTCGGCTCCTTGGGCAGGAGCGCCCGCCGCGGGCTCGACGCGTCCGCGCTCGCCGCGCTGCCGGTCACCGCGTACCGCCGCAAGCCGCAGCAggcggacgacggcggcgggtcCGCCTCGGCGGCCTCCACCAGCGCCGACGGGGCGACTGAGTGCGCCGTGTGCCTGTCGGAGCTCGCGGACGGCGAGAAGGTGCGCGCGCTGCCGAGCTGCGGGCACGTCTTCCACGTCGAGTGCGTCGACGCGTGGCTGCGATCCAGGACCACGTGCCCGGTGTGCCGAGCGGAGGTGCGGCCCAACCCTGACGCGCGGCCGCCGGCTCCAGCGTTGTTCGGTGCGGGGGGCACGTTGGTCGTCACcgtggaaggcggcggcgcggagacCCGTGCTGGGCTCCGCGGTCAACGGGCCGGTGCCGTAGTAGGGTAG